A single Nicotiana tabacum cultivar K326 chromosome 5, ASM71507v2, whole genome shotgun sequence DNA region contains:
- the LOC107800898 gene encoding remorin 4.1-like, producing MLNHQIPSSRENLVQEHNHDQEEEQIRDIHALTPSRPPSTNRGRRRETWETNSHRSSTNLSIASTEVASSENFSTMSREFNALVLAGSSISNNHGSENDTNNNNNINNSNILGRIGEDDYETIEETNPLAIVPDNYSNPLSLDNTINNNPSSRDHVVTGINSMSGISHGEITVQRVKKEEVESKISAWQNAKISKINNRFKREDAVIIGWESEEVQKATSWMKKVERKLEEKRAKALEKMQNDIAKARRKAEERRASAEAKRGTKVAKVLEICNLMRAIGRAPAKRSFF from the exons ATGTTGAATCATCAAATACCTAGTAGCAGAGAAAATCTTGTTCAAGAACATAATCATgatcaagaagaagaacaaatcaGAGACATCCATGCTCTAACCCCATCAAGGCCTCCATCAACAAATCGTGGCCGTCGAAGAGAAACTTGGGAAACTAATAGCCATAGATCATCCACAAATTTATCCATAGCCAGTACAGAAGTAGCATCAAGTGAGAATTTCTCAACCATGAGTAGAGAATTCAATGCTTTAGTTCTTGCTGGATCTTCAATAAGCAACAACCACGGTAGCGAAAAcgacaccaacaacaacaacaatattaacaacagcAATATTTTGGGAAGAATTGGTGAAGATGATTATGAAACAATTGAGGAAACAAATCCTTTAGCTATTGTTCCAGATAATTATAGTAACCCCTTGAGTTTGGACAACACTATTAATAATAATCCTTCTTCTAGAGATCATGTGGTCACTGGGATTAATTCTATGAGTGGAATTAGCCATGGAGAAATTACTGTTCAAAGGGTGAAAAAAGAAGAGGTTGAATCAAAGATTAGTGCATGGCAAAATGCTAAAATTTCAAAGATTAATAACAGGTTTAAGCGTGAAGATGCTGTTATTATTGGCTGGGAAAGTGAGGAGGTCCAAAAAGCTACTTCTTGGATGAAGAAAGTTGAG AGGAAGCTGGAGGAGAAGAGAGCAAAAGCCCTTGAGAAGATGCAGAATGATATAGCAAAAGCACGAAGAAAGGCAGAAGAAAGAAGGGCATCTGCTGAAGCAAAGAGAGGAACAAAAGTTGCTAAAGTTCTTGAAATTTGCAACTTGATGAGAGCTATTGGCAGAGCTCCCGCTAAGCGTTCTTTCTTTTAA